In Sporichthyaceae bacterium, a genomic segment contains:
- the whiG gene encoding RNA polymerase sigma factor WhiG — protein sequence MLDAIAKVAAQRRVDDPAGTVDRLWQRYKETGDESLRERLILHYSPLVKYVAGRVGVGLPRNVESGDCISFGIFGLIDAIEKFEPGRGSAFEPYAIRRIRGAIIDELRALDWIPRSVRAKARAVEQAYAAAETRLGRTPSETEIAAEMGVSHSELQNNFRQLAALNVMALDELLTGTDGGEVSLGERLADLDTPDPATVFESAETRRILAEAVDALSEREQVLVRLYYFEAFTLAEIGQVLGVTESRVCQMHAKAVIALRAALA from the coding sequence GTGCTTGACGCGATTGCCAAGGTGGCGGCCCAGCGCCGCGTCGACGACCCCGCCGGGACGGTCGACCGGCTCTGGCAGCGGTACAAGGAGACCGGCGACGAGTCGTTGCGGGAGCGGCTGATCCTGCACTACTCGCCGCTGGTGAAGTACGTGGCCGGCCGCGTCGGTGTGGGGTTGCCGCGCAACGTGGAGTCCGGCGACTGCATCTCCTTCGGGATCTTCGGCCTGATCGATGCCATCGAGAAGTTCGAGCCCGGCCGCGGGTCGGCCTTCGAGCCGTACGCGATCCGGCGCATCCGCGGGGCGATCATCGATGAGCTGCGCGCGCTGGACTGGATCCCGCGCTCGGTACGGGCCAAGGCACGGGCGGTCGAGCAGGCCTACGCGGCGGCCGAGACCCGCCTGGGCCGGACCCCGAGCGAGACCGAGATCGCCGCCGAGATGGGCGTCTCGCACTCCGAGTTGCAGAACAACTTCCGGCAGCTGGCCGCGCTCAACGTGATGGCCCTCGACGAACTGCTGACCGGTACCGACGGCGGTGAGGTCAGCCTCGGCGAGCGGCTCGCCGACCTCGACACCCCGGACCCGGCAACCGTTTTCGAGTCCGCCGAGACCCGGCGGATCCTCGCCGAGGCCGTCGACGCGCTCAGCGAGCGTGAGCAGGTGCTGGTCCGGCTCTACTACTTCGAGGCGTTCACCCTGGCCGAGATCGGTCAGGTGCTCGGCGTCACCGAGAGCCGCGTGTGCCAGATGCACGCCAAGGCGGTCATCGCGCTGCGGGCCGCGCTCGCCTGA